Genomic DNA from Ilyobacter polytropus DSM 2926:
AGATGATGAGATTGAGATGGAATTTTTAGCAGATACAAAGGGAAATTATATAACCTACCTCGATCTAGATGGATATTTAAATGGTGAAGTTGCAGAGATTGACGAAGGAAGTGCACTGCATCTTGTGTCTGAAGGAAGCAATATCTATGAAGCAATTTGTTTTATGGAGATAAAAAAGTTGAAAGTTCTTCCAGAGCCGAAATTAAAGGCTTTAGAATATAGCTTGTTTCCTAAATTTGCTCAGGGTTTTATAGCAAGTGACCTTTCTGGGGAAAATAATGTAAGTGAATTTATGGAATTATTTACTCCTATTCTTTCAAATTTAGAGCTTATAAAAAAAATAAACATCAGTTGTGAATGGAGTGAGATTATAGGTGGAAACAGCGAGACTAAAGAAAGATTTGAAAAATTTCTGAAAGATTATGTTGAAAAGGAACTATTCTTTTTATACTATGATACCGAGTATGGTGAGATGCTCTCTAAGAAAGAGTATAACGAACTTTTTGCTCAAGGTATAAAATATAATCCCAATACTGATATTTTAGACCTTTATGAATAAAGAAGGATAAACAAAAGAGGCAGCAAATGCTGCCTCTTTTGTTTATATTATTCGTACCCTAAATATAATTATTTCATCTTTATCAGGAGTGATGTGGATGAAATTAACTGTATCTTCATTTTCATACTGAACTTCGTCTACTTTACAAACAATCTTTGTATCATTGTCTAAAATCATTATTAAAAGTTTATTTAGCTTGGAGATCTCTTTTACAGAACCTATAGAATCTATTTCTATCAGTTCCCATCTTGACTCTACCATAACTTCTTTATTCATTAGAAGAGTTTTAAGTTTTTCTAATTCCATAGATACTCACTCCTTTTTAATATAAGGTTAAATATTCTTTAGATATTAATCTGGCGATAAATTTTAAATATTTCCCATCAAAAGACATTCACTAAAAGTAGTATTTGACAAGAACAGCTTTTATCCTTTTCAGAAAAATATAGTTCCTTCTATAAAATCATTCTTTATGGTAAAATACTATAAGTGTAAGAAATAGGAGGAAAGATATAAGTGAGGAAAAAAATAAAAGAAACAATCGTAGTAGAGGGAAGAGATGACATAACTGCGGTAAAGGCGGCAGTGGATGCAGAACTTATAGAGGTAAACGGATTTGCTGTAAGAAAGAGAAGTACACTGGAAAAAATAAAGAATGCACAGGAAAGGACAGGAGTTATTATTCTTACAGATCCTGATTTTGCAGGAGAAAAAATAAGAAAGACTATAGAAAACTATGTCCCAGGTGTAAGACATGCATATATCGGAAGGAAAGAGGGTACCAGACTAAAAGACGGGAATGTTGGAGTAGAAAATGCTTCTCCATCTGTTATTATAAGGGCTCTTAATGATGCAAAATGCAAGCTCATAGAAAGAAATGATATATTTACTTCTATGGATATGCTAGAGTATGGCCTGACAGGTGGAGATGACTCTAAAAATAAAAGGCAGATAGTTGGAGTTAAATTGGG
This window encodes:
- the rnmV gene encoding ribonuclease M5; translation: MRKKIKETIVVEGRDDITAVKAAVDAELIEVNGFAVRKRSTLEKIKNAQERTGVIILTDPDFAGEKIRKTIENYVPGVRHAYIGRKEGTRLKDGNVGVENASPSVIIRALNDAKCKLIERNDIFTSMDMLEYGLTGGDDSKNKRQIVGVKLGIGYGNGKQFLAKLNHFGITKDEFLKAMEK